The following coding sequences are from one Vibrio syngnathi window:
- a CDS encoding 3-ketoacyl-ACP reductase FabG2, translating into MTRQVLVTGASKGIGKAIAIQLATDGFEIAVHYMGDKQGAENTLKSITDLGGAGRLIQFDISNRSECREILEADIAEYGAYYGVVNNAGITRDTAFPAMTEEEWDGVIHTNLDSFYNVLHPCVMPMVQKRKGGRIITLASVSGIMGNRGQTNYAAAKAGVIGATKSLALELAKRKITVNCVAPGLIDTGMVDEHVKEHALPQVPLRRMGEPEEVAGLVSYLMSDIAGYVTRQVISVNGGLV; encoded by the coding sequence ATGACCCGTCAGGTTTTAGTTACAGGTGCCAGCAAAGGCATTGGTAAAGCGATCGCTATTCAACTCGCGACAGACGGATTTGAAATCGCCGTTCACTACATGGGTGACAAGCAAGGTGCAGAAAATACTTTGAAGTCAATTACTGATCTGGGTGGCGCTGGGCGTCTTATCCAGTTTGACATCAGCAACCGCAGCGAGTGTCGCGAAATACTTGAGGCTGATATTGCTGAGTATGGCGCTTACTATGGCGTGGTGAACAATGCGGGGATTACTCGCGATACGGCCTTCCCAGCCATGACTGAAGAAGAGTGGGATGGCGTTATCCACACCAACCTAGACAGTTTCTACAATGTACTGCACCCGTGCGTAATGCCAATGGTTCAAAAGCGCAAAGGCGGTCGCATCATCACTCTAGCGTCGGTATCAGGCATCATGGGTAACCGCGGTCAAACCAACTATGCCGCAGCAAAAGCAGGTGTGATTGGCGCAACTAAGTCTCTGGCTCTAGAGCTCGCAAAACGCAAGATAACGGTAAACTGTGTCGCTCCTGGTCTAATCGATACCGGGATGGTTGATGAGCATGTAAAAGAGCATGCGCTGCCTCAAGTTCCATTACGCCGCATGGGTGAACCAGAAGAAGTAGCAGGCCTAGTCAGCTACCTAATGTCGGATATTGCCGGCTACGTAACTCGCCAAGTGATTTCAGTTAATGGAGGCTTAGTATGA
- a CDS encoding DUF411 domain-containing protein has product MIRKVMTLTALAAISGQALATNVLNHKSPYCGCCTEWTEHMQDAGFDVTEKLHDDMNPIKQKLGVTPELASCHTAEIDGYVFEGHIPAEDVKAFLENPPRNAIGLAVPGMPMGSPGMEYGDKKDEYSVYAFNEKGQVFEYRHYNGK; this is encoded by the coding sequence ATGATTCGTAAAGTTATGACTCTTACTGCACTCGCTGCAATTTCAGGACAAGCTCTCGCTACTAATGTACTAAACCATAAGTCTCCATATTGTGGCTGCTGCACAGAATGGACAGAACACATGCAAGACGCAGGTTTCGATGTCACAGAGAAACTCCATGATGACATGAACCCGATCAAGCAGAAGTTAGGAGTAACGCCAGAACTGGCTTCTTGCCATACGGCAGAGATCGACGGTTACGTATTTGAAGGGCACATTCCTGCAGAGGACGTGAAAGCCTTTTTAGAGAACCCACCACGCAACGCGATTGGCTTGGCGGTTCCAGGCATGCCAATGGGCTCTCCGGGCATGGAGTATGGCGATAAGAAAGACGAGTATTCTGTGTATGCATTTAACGAGAAAGGTCAGGTGTTTGAGTACCGTCATTACAACGGAAAATAA
- a CDS encoding DUF3261 domain-containing protein, with product MNKTIKAALAVGLSLLLSACSMVSQQPTGASVAIDKDTELALPLPAELGYSFAASQLISATWQDDTQQLPVQVEVTPDKVVLAGFSSWGTRILSLQYQNQAIETQVLSGLGATLPQPEQVLFNLMLTLWPIEAWAQPLQGIGWHLVDTDNSRTVFDENQQAIIEIDYQAEPGAHKTTGNIVFKHLIQGYTITIQTLNSTIVDNPSKS from the coding sequence ATGAACAAAACAATCAAGGCAGCGCTAGCCGTTGGATTGAGCTTATTACTCAGCGCTTGTTCGATGGTGTCTCAACAGCCTACAGGTGCAAGTGTCGCAATCGACAAAGACACCGAGCTAGCCTTGCCGCTGCCTGCTGAACTGGGATACTCATTTGCGGCGAGCCAACTGATCAGCGCAACATGGCAAGACGATACACAGCAACTGCCTGTTCAAGTCGAAGTCACACCAGATAAAGTCGTGTTAGCGGGCTTTTCCTCTTGGGGAACGCGCATCTTATCGCTGCAATACCAAAACCAAGCCATTGAGACTCAAGTTCTGTCCGGTCTTGGCGCAACCCTGCCGCAACCTGAGCAGGTGTTATTTAATTTAATGCTGACTCTATGGCCAATTGAAGCATGGGCTCAGCCTCTGCAAGGCATCGGTTGGCATTTGGTCGATACAGACAACAGCCGCACCGTGTTTGATGAAAACCAACAGGCAATCATTGAAATTGATTACCAAGCAGAGCCCGGAGCACACAAAACCACGGGCAATATTGTTTTCAAGCATTTGATTCAAGGCTACACCATCACCATTCAAACGTTGAACTCAACGATTGTCGATAACCCAAGTAAGAGCTGA
- a CDS encoding beta-ketoacyl-[acyl-carrier-protein] synthase family protein, giving the protein MPIYIQDCGFHSALGSSVADIHSCLSNQCDSNMIEVSDMLNDGKPTVVGKVAGDLPEISSVQTKYATRNNQLALSAVNQIKDSIEQAKSQYGADRIAVVIGTSTSGISDGETAFKHKLDHGSFPEGFHYSKQELGNVSEFISQHCSLTGPSYAISTACSSSGRVFITAQRLLDSGMADAVLVGGVDTLCKLTLNGFHGLEALSTTYCKPFSAERDGINIGEAAAFMLLSKTKPTATDATQSTSNIALLGCGDSSDAHHISAPHPEGNGAEQAMRKALYSAQLQAEDIGYINAHGTATPLNDSMESKAIYRIFSNKVPVSSTKPLTGHTLGAASAIEAAIAWHILKYDLPLPLQKCQYKAEDIEIDLVNCPQKLKVKNILSNSFAFGGNNISLIFGVIND; this is encoded by the coding sequence ATGCCTATTTATATCCAAGACTGTGGTTTCCACTCCGCATTAGGCTCAAGCGTTGCTGACATTCATAGCTGCCTCAGCAATCAATGCGACTCCAATATGATTGAAGTGAGCGACATGCTAAACGACGGTAAGCCGACGGTCGTTGGTAAGGTCGCGGGAGATTTACCAGAAATTTCATCAGTTCAAACGAAATACGCCACTCGCAACAATCAACTGGCGTTATCGGCTGTTAATCAAATAAAAGATTCTATTGAACAAGCAAAATCACAATATGGCGCAGATAGGATTGCTGTAGTCATCGGCACAAGCACTTCTGGTATTTCTGATGGCGAAACGGCGTTTAAACACAAACTCGACCATGGCTCTTTCCCCGAAGGTTTCCACTATTCAAAACAAGAGCTTGGTAATGTATCGGAGTTCATCAGCCAACACTGCTCTTTAACAGGGCCAAGCTACGCGATCTCGACCGCTTGCTCATCAAGTGGCCGTGTATTTATTACTGCCCAACGTTTGTTAGATTCTGGAATGGCGGATGCTGTATTGGTTGGCGGTGTCGATACACTGTGTAAACTGACGCTCAATGGCTTTCATGGTCTTGAAGCACTATCAACGACATATTGTAAGCCCTTTAGCGCCGAGCGTGATGGCATCAACATCGGAGAAGCTGCGGCATTCATGTTGCTTAGCAAGACAAAACCAACCGCTACTGATGCAACTCAAAGTACTTCGAACATCGCCCTACTGGGTTGCGGTGATAGCTCCGACGCACACCATATTTCTGCACCCCATCCAGAAGGTAACGGCGCAGAACAAGCAATGAGAAAGGCGTTATATTCTGCACAGTTACAAGCAGAAGACATCGGTTATATTAATGCCCATGGCACCGCAACCCCACTCAATGACTCAATGGAAAGCAAAGCCATCTATCGTATTTTCTCAAACAAGGTTCCCGTCAGTTCAACCAAGCCTCTAACAGGACATACTCTTGGAGCGGCAAGTGCGATAGAGGCTGCAATTGCGTGGCATATTCTAAAATATGACTTACCACTCCCCTTACAAAAATGTCAGTATAAAGCTGAAGATATTGAGATTGATTTGGTAAACTGTCCCCAGAAACTTAAAGTAAAGAACATCTTAAGCAACTCGTTCGCTTTTGGTGGCAACAACATTAGCCTGATTTTTGGTGTAATAAATGACTGA
- the gltX gene encoding glutamate--tRNA ligase, with translation MTVKTRFAPSPTGYLHVGGARTALYSWLFAKNQGGEFVLRIEDTDLERNSQEAVDAILEGMQWMGMEWDEGPYYQSKRFDRYNEMVDKLLAEDKAFKCYASKELLDEIRAEQEENKEMARYDANHPKIVAANEAAKEGDACVIRFRNPKEGSVVFDDQIRGRIEISNSQLDDLIIRRTDGAPTYNFVVVVDDWDMGITHVVRGEDHINNTPRQINIYEALGAPVPTFAHCAMILGDDGAKLSKRHGAVSVMQYRDEGYLPNALNNYLVRLGWSHGDQEIFSQEEMIEFFSLNAISKSASAFNTEKLLWLNNHYIKTSEPEYVAKYLQWHLDAQKIDTTNGPAITEVIKLVGERCNTLIELAEQSRYFYEDFSEFEAGAAKKHLRGVAKGPLELALAKVEALEEFTTANIKDGVIAAVCEELEIGMGKIGMPLRVAVTGGGQSPSVDAVMELVGKERVIARIKMALEFIAEREANA, from the coding sequence ATGACGGTTAAAACTCGTTTTGCTCCTAGCCCAACTGGCTATCTTCACGTTGGTGGTGCACGTACTGCACTTTACTCTTGGCTATTCGCTAAGAACCAAGGTGGTGAATTCGTTCTACGTATCGAAGACACGGACCTTGAGCGTAACTCTCAAGAAGCGGTTGATGCAATTCTAGAAGGCATGCAATGGATGGGTATGGAATGGGATGAAGGTCCTTACTACCAATCTAAGCGTTTTGACCGTTACAACGAAATGGTTGATAAGCTACTTGCTGAAGACAAAGCTTTCAAATGCTATGCGTCTAAAGAGCTGCTTGACGAAATTCGTGCAGAGCAAGAAGAAAACAAAGAAATGGCTCGTTACGATGCGAACCACCCTAAAATTGTTGCAGCAAACGAAGCAGCAAAAGAAGGTGATGCATGCGTTATCCGTTTCCGTAACCCTAAAGAAGGTAGTGTAGTCTTTGATGACCAAATCCGTGGTCGCATCGAAATCTCTAACAGCCAACTTGATGACCTAATCATTCGTCGTACCGACGGTGCACCAACATACAACTTCGTAGTTGTAGTGGATGACTGGGATATGGGTATTACACACGTTGTTCGCGGTGAAGACCACATCAACAACACACCTCGTCAAATCAACATCTATGAAGCACTAGGCGCGCCAGTTCCAACTTTCGCTCACTGTGCAATGATTCTTGGTGATGACGGTGCGAAACTTTCTAAGCGTCACGGTGCTGTATCAGTAATGCAGTACCGCGATGAAGGTTACCTACCAAATGCACTAAACAACTACCTAGTTCGTTTAGGTTGGTCTCACGGTGACCAAGAGATCTTCTCTCAAGAAGAGATGATTGAATTCTTCAGCCTGAACGCAATCAGCAAGTCTGCATCTGCATTCAACACTGAAAAACTACTTTGGTTGAACAACCATTACATCAAGACTTCTGAGCCTGAGTATGTTGCAAAATACCTGCAATGGCACCTAGATGCACAAAAGATCGATACAACAAACGGCCCAGCTATCACTGAAGTGATCAAGCTAGTTGGCGAGCGTTGTAACACGCTTATCGAACTTGCTGAGCAATCTCGCTACTTCTACGAAGATTTCTCTGAGTTTGAAGCTGGCGCAGCGAAGAAGCACCTACGTGGTGTTGCTAAAGGCCCGCTAGAGCTTGCTCTTGCTAAGGTTGAAGCACTTGAAGAGTTCACTACAGCAAACATCAAAGATGGTGTGATTGCAGCAGTATGTGAAGAGCTAGAGATCGGCATGGGTAAAATCGGTATGCCACTTCGCGTAGCAGTAACAGGTGGCGGTCAGTCTCCTTCTGTTGATGCTGTGATGGAGCTTGTTGGTAAAGAGCGCGTAATCGCTCGCATCAAGATGGCTCTTGAGTTCATCGCAGAGCGTGAAGCTAACGCTTAA
- a CDS encoding hotdog family protein, with product MTDIPSVDQLLPHDDPMILIDRAINVEALSIHCQVDIGAHNLFFNTESQTVPAYVGIEFMAQSVAAWSGYHALKNGTIPPIGFLLGSRRYKSLCDEFTQGQTLDIYAEQLMEDSGMAVFTARVEDQGELVAQCQLNVYVPTEQKLQEMKTRSPS from the coding sequence ATGACTGATATCCCTTCTGTAGACCAACTTCTCCCACACGATGATCCGATGATATTAATCGATCGAGCTATCAACGTTGAGGCATTATCGATTCACTGCCAGGTCGACATTGGCGCGCACAACCTGTTCTTTAACACCGAATCTCAAACCGTACCTGCTTATGTGGGTATCGAGTTTATGGCGCAATCTGTTGCTGCATGGTCTGGGTATCATGCGCTGAAAAATGGCACCATTCCCCCAATCGGTTTTTTATTAGGTTCTCGTCGCTATAAGTCACTTTGTGATGAGTTTACTCAAGGTCAAACCCTTGATATCTATGCTGAACAACTCATGGAAGACAGCGGTATGGCAGTATTTACCGCCAGAGTCGAAGACCAAGGCGAGCTAGTGGCTCAATGCCAGCTCAATGTCTATGTACCAACCGAACAAAAATTACAAGAAATGAAAACTAGGAGCCCATCATGA
- a CDS encoding beta-ketoacyl-ACP synthase gives MTRRVVVTGMSGVTAFGNDWQHIEPKLKACKNATQYMPSFEQYDGLNTKLAAPIDDFQLPKHYKRKQVRGMGRVSRLATVATENALEQSGLIGHDVLTNGETGIAYGSSTGSTDAVGAFGVMLNEKSTRAITATTYVQMMPHTAAVNVGLFFGLRGRVIPTSSACTSGSQAIGYAYEAIKHGYQTVMVAGGGEELCPTESAVFDTLFATSLKNDTPEKSPSPYDSERDGLVIGEGAGTLVLEEYEHAVARGAKIYAEIIGFASNCDAAHVTQPQMETMQICMEKALKDAQLPAEKIGYVSAHGTATDKGDIAESNATANIFGEVPISSLKSYFGHTLGACGAIEAWLSLEMMHSGWFSPTLNLENIDERCGKLDYITGSGRELNVEYVMSNNFAFGGINTSIIFKKI, from the coding sequence ATGACCCGCCGCGTTGTTGTAACTGGCATGTCAGGCGTTACCGCTTTTGGCAACGATTGGCAGCACATCGAGCCAAAACTGAAAGCGTGTAAAAATGCGACCCAGTACATGCCAAGCTTTGAGCAGTACGACGGCCTCAACACCAAGCTTGCTGCACCTATTGACGACTTTCAACTGCCTAAACACTATAAGCGCAAGCAAGTGCGTGGTATGGGCCGTGTATCTCGTCTAGCAACCGTTGCCACCGAAAACGCGTTAGAACAATCAGGCTTGATTGGCCACGACGTTTTGACTAATGGCGAAACCGGTATTGCCTACGGTTCTTCAACCGGTAGTACTGATGCCGTTGGTGCATTTGGCGTGATGCTTAACGAGAAATCGACGCGAGCGATCACTGCAACCACTTACGTGCAAATGATGCCACATACCGCAGCGGTCAACGTAGGCCTGTTCTTTGGTCTGCGCGGCCGCGTGATTCCCACCAGCAGTGCCTGTACTTCAGGAAGCCAAGCGATTGGCTACGCCTATGAAGCAATCAAACACGGTTACCAAACCGTGATGGTTGCCGGTGGTGGTGAAGAGCTATGCCCAACCGAATCTGCCGTTTTTGATACCCTTTTTGCGACCAGTTTAAAAAACGACACGCCAGAAAAATCCCCTAGCCCTTACGACAGTGAGCGCGATGGCCTGGTTATAGGTGAAGGCGCAGGTACACTTGTTCTTGAAGAGTATGAACATGCTGTGGCTCGTGGCGCAAAGATCTACGCTGAGATCATCGGTTTTGCCAGCAACTGCGATGCAGCTCATGTGACTCAACCTCAGATGGAAACCATGCAAATCTGTATGGAGAAAGCGCTGAAAGATGCACAGCTTCCTGCTGAAAAAATTGGTTATGTTTCGGCGCACGGAACGGCAACAGATAAAGGCGATATTGCAGAAAGTAATGCGACCGCGAACATTTTTGGTGAAGTGCCAATCAGCTCATTGAAAAGCTACTTTGGTCATACGCTTGGCGCATGTGGCGCAATTGAAGCTTGGTTAAGCTTAGAGATGATGCACTCAGGTTGGTTCAGCCCAACCTTAAACCTTGAGAATATCGACGAACGCTGCGGCAAACTCGATTACATTACAGGTTCTGGTCGCGAATTGAATGTTGAGTATGTAATGAGTAATAACTTTGCCTTTGGCGGAATCAACACTTCAATCATCTTCAAGAAAATCTGA
- a CDS encoding oligogalacturonate-specific porin KdgM family protein, with protein sequence MKKIIALSALSLAFASSAFAGSSYVTGNIQFHDDGRIHGSDMTSTLEAGHTFDNSLGGLTVYTEFDGIQLGDLEGLTAAETGGDATTGQANAFITVGGEQAFNITDNLWVAAGYQHVFSAGESIQFRPLVKIGYNFDNGISISNRTRAHIDDTSADADTDYRMDNRIAYSVNEDLALSYNNVYMIDAEAMDHELRATWTRQGVQPYFEFRSQANGVDFANGASKTNNAFVFGASYGF encoded by the coding sequence ATGAAAAAAATTATCGCTCTAAGTGCACTTTCTCTTGCTTTCGCTTCTAGTGCTTTCGCTGGTTCTTCTTACGTTACAGGTAATATCCAATTTCACGACGATGGCCGCATCCACGGTTCTGATATGACTTCGACTCTAGAAGCTGGCCACACGTTTGACAACTCTCTAGGCGGTTTAACTGTTTACACTGAGTTTGATGGCATCCAACTTGGCGACCTTGAAGGTCTAACTGCTGCTGAAACTGGTGGCGACGCAACAACTGGTCAAGCAAATGCATTCATCACTGTTGGTGGTGAGCAAGCTTTCAATATCACTGACAACCTATGGGTTGCAGCGGGTTACCAACATGTCTTCTCTGCTGGCGAGAGCATTCAGTTCCGTCCACTGGTTAAAATTGGTTACAACTTCGACAACGGTATCTCTATTAGTAACCGTACTCGTGCACACATCGATGACACTTCTGCAGATGCTGACACTGATTACCGCATGGATAACCGCATTGCTTACTCTGTAAACGAAGACCTAGCGCTTAGCTACAACAACGTATACATGATTGATGCTGAAGCTATGGATCACGAGCTTCGTGCAACATGGACTCGTCAAGGTGTTCAACCTTACTTCGAATTCCGTAGCCAAGCTAACGGAGTTGATTTCGCGAACGGCGCGTCTAAAACAAACAACGCATTCGTATTCGGTGCATCTTACGGCTTCTAA
- a CDS encoding copper-translocating P-type ATPase, producing the protein MLGVDENWSIDMNHYTTALNGLNCMGCAKKVRTLFDVLDNTTINNISPTYIDISTPFSYVQLSEQLMTLGYSMGNILHLSLSGLSCGKCVNKLTQVLEHTEQTSDLEISKHELSVVTLLSEPELIELIESVGYHATPYSEINEPLSNKESEDDKKTASVEPTQDKPAASQYTYHLVLEGMTCASCVSSVEKALKKNEFVDQAQINLAEQTALVFTSETRDVIESALIESVKNAGYGAEFVDDAATQQQKQQEQQLRTQKAFLKNSVSALVIGAPLMAWGLFGGSMTIATFNDQLAWGLVGVVCLILLATSGRSFFTNAWQSLMHKRATMDTLVALGTGAAWFYSMLVVLIPSWFPEPSRHVYFEASAMIVGLISLGHYIEAKAKARTTKSLQALINLQPQKAVVIVDGKEQTIAVEAIQVGMQVRVKPGEKVPVDGVVVSGESYIDESMLTGEPLPNVKSINDGVSAGTINGDGSLVIEATGIGSSTMLARIIQMVRQAQSSKPAIAKLADSISAIFVPVVVAIAAIAALVWFFVGPQPSASYMLVVSTTVLIIACPCALGLATPLSITVGVGKAAEFGVLIKDADVLQSASKIDAVVFDKTGTLTQGKPTVQQAFYGDLSEQELLAYAYSVEVGSEHPLAKAVCQYAESLQVSALPHSEFENQRGLGVQAIINGKNVQVGSLKFLTQLGVNTDIGADFIELCRTQAWTPIFVVIDQKLEGIFGISDSLKIDSKQAIAQLKSAGIHTVLLTGDNDSVAQAIGKNVGIDEVISEVLPEQKAQHIVQLQQQYKSVAMVGDGINDAPALAQADIGIAMGSGSDVAIESAQMTLLNSSPLSVSNAIELSQATVRNMKQNLFGAFIYNSLGIPIAAGVLYPFFGFLLSPVVAGAAMAMSSITVVSNANRLRLFKPTHSNINKNHIHEVHHDS; encoded by the coding sequence ATGTTAGGCGTAGATGAGAATTGGAGTATCGATATGAACCATTACACAACTGCGCTCAACGGCTTAAATTGCATGGGTTGTGCAAAGAAAGTCCGCACATTGTTTGACGTTCTCGATAATACGACGATCAACAACATATCGCCGACGTACATCGATATTTCGACTCCATTTAGTTACGTTCAACTCAGTGAACAGTTAATGACCCTCGGTTATTCCATGGGTAATATACTGCACCTTTCGCTATCCGGCCTTAGCTGCGGTAAGTGCGTGAATAAACTGACCCAAGTACTTGAACACACCGAGCAAACCTCAGACCTAGAAATCAGCAAACATGAATTGTCGGTGGTGACTCTGCTTTCAGAACCCGAGCTTATTGAGCTAATCGAAAGTGTGGGTTATCACGCGACTCCTTACTCTGAAATTAATGAGCCTTTATCTAATAAAGAATCAGAAGACGATAAAAAAACAGCGTCAGTGGAACCGACACAAGATAAACCTGCTGCTAGCCAATATACCTATCACCTTGTTCTTGAGGGAATGACGTGTGCGAGTTGTGTTTCTTCGGTAGAGAAAGCGCTGAAAAAGAATGAGTTCGTCGACCAAGCTCAGATCAACCTCGCTGAACAGACAGCCTTGGTCTTCACATCTGAAACACGTGACGTCATCGAGAGCGCGCTAATAGAATCGGTGAAAAACGCAGGTTACGGTGCCGAGTTCGTTGATGACGCGGCAACTCAACAACAAAAACAGCAAGAGCAACAACTTCGTACCCAAAAAGCTTTCCTAAAGAATTCAGTAAGTGCGCTGGTTATCGGAGCTCCGCTGATGGCGTGGGGTCTGTTCGGTGGCAGCATGACCATTGCTACATTTAATGACCAATTGGCTTGGGGGTTGGTCGGAGTCGTCTGTTTGATACTGCTTGCGACCTCAGGACGCAGCTTCTTTACTAACGCTTGGCAATCACTGATGCACAAGCGTGCAACCATGGATACCTTGGTCGCTCTAGGTACGGGCGCGGCATGGTTCTATTCAATGCTGGTTGTGCTGATTCCATCATGGTTCCCAGAACCATCACGCCATGTCTATTTTGAAGCGAGTGCAATGATTGTTGGCCTTATTTCTTTGGGTCACTACATTGAAGCTAAAGCCAAGGCACGCACCACCAAATCTTTGCAGGCACTGATTAATTTACAACCTCAGAAGGCTGTGGTTATCGTCGATGGTAAAGAGCAAACCATCGCTGTAGAAGCCATTCAAGTCGGTATGCAAGTTCGAGTGAAACCGGGAGAAAAAGTCCCTGTCGATGGTGTCGTGGTATCTGGCGAATCTTATATCGATGAATCGATGCTGACTGGCGAACCACTTCCCAACGTTAAATCAATTAATGATGGCGTTTCTGCTGGTACCATCAATGGTGATGGTAGCTTAGTTATTGAAGCGACAGGAATTGGTTCAAGCACCATGCTGGCTCGAATCATTCAGATGGTTCGCCAAGCACAAAGCAGCAAGCCTGCGATTGCTAAGCTTGCCGACTCTATCTCTGCCATTTTCGTACCTGTTGTGGTCGCGATCGCAGCCATTGCCGCCCTAGTTTGGTTTTTTGTTGGACCACAACCGAGTGCAAGTTACATGCTCGTGGTATCAACCACTGTACTGATCATCGCCTGTCCATGTGCCCTGGGCTTAGCGACACCGCTCTCTATTACTGTCGGCGTGGGCAAAGCCGCTGAGTTTGGTGTTCTGATCAAGGATGCCGATGTGTTGCAATCTGCAAGCAAAATCGATGCTGTCGTATTTGATAAAACAGGCACCCTAACCCAAGGTAAGCCAACCGTTCAGCAGGCCTTTTATGGCGACTTATCAGAACAAGAACTGCTGGCTTACGCCTATTCGGTAGAGGTAGGGTCAGAACACCCATTAGCGAAAGCCGTTTGCCAATATGCTGAGAGCTTACAAGTTTCAGCACTACCCCACAGCGAATTTGAAAACCAACGAGGGCTTGGGGTACAGGCAATAATTAACGGCAAGAACGTGCAAGTTGGCTCACTTAAGTTCCTAACCCAATTAGGTGTCAATACAGACATTGGCGCGGATTTCATCGAGCTTTGTCGTACACAAGCATGGACACCCATCTTCGTTGTAATCGATCAAAAACTGGAAGGCATATTTGGCATTTCAGACTCGTTAAAAATAGATAGCAAACAAGCCATTGCTCAACTAAAATCCGCCGGAATTCACACCGTACTATTAACGGGCGACAACGACTCTGTGGCTCAAGCAATAGGTAAAAACGTCGGTATCGACGAGGTTATCTCGGAAGTGCTTCCAGAGCAGAAAGCTCAGCATATTGTTCAGCTTCAACAACAATATAAGAGCGTTGCCATGGTAGGAGACGGTATTAACGATGCACCCGCTCTTGCTCAAGCGGATATAGGAATCGCAATGGGCAGTGGTAGTGATGTGGCGATTGAAAGTGCGCAAATGACGCTGCTCAACTCGTCGCCACTGTCTGTGAGTAATGCGATAGAGCTATCCCAGGCGACCGTGAGAAATATGAAGCAAAACCTGTTTGGTGCCTTCATCTATAACTCGTTAGGTATTCCAATTGCGGCTGGTGTGCTCTATCCATTCTTCGGATTTTTACTTAGCCCTGTCGTTGCAGGCGCTGCGATGGCGATGTCATCAATCACCGTAGTCAGCAATGCCAACAGATTAAGATTGTTCAAACCCACTCATTCTAATATCAACAAAAACCATATTCATGAGGTTCACCATGATTCGTAA